The Vitis riparia cultivar Riparia Gloire de Montpellier isolate 1030 chromosome 3, EGFV_Vit.rip_1.0, whole genome shotgun sequence genome includes a region encoding these proteins:
- the LOC117910361 gene encoding cold-regulated protein 27-like isoform X1: MDAPPSWQTAGLSRGDSTQFLDQEATSRLEGEETDPLSTEWTDEKHSLYLNSMEASFVNQLYDSSNLLGWPPRKWNPSESQPSSQKDCNTCISSGQFKVLRGGSWQKMECVRAENKRHDDLQSDPWIRHFRSSRRGQDPGLPFLQENAASTSKAVKQKGKQAVSCGGDSTSRQFLLWNSLYHRDSVGSNIEVSGQNFMDDEIEGSPKRMKTRGD, encoded by the exons ATGGATGCTCCACCGAGTTGGCAGACCGCCGGACTCAGCCGTGGAGACTCAACTCAGTTTCTTGACCAGGAAGCAACCTCGAGACTG GAGGGTGAAGAGACAGACCCTTTGTCTACAGAATGGACAGATGAGAAGCATAGTCTGTATCTCAATTCCATGGAAGCTTCATTTGTTAACCAGTTATACGATTCTTCTAATCTTCTTGGTTGGCCACCGAGAAAATGGAATCCGTCAGAGTCACAACCATCCTCACAGAAGGATTGCAACACCTGCATTTCATCTGGCCAG TTCAAGGTTCTTCGAGGTGGGTCGTGGCAGAAGATGGAGTGTGTAAGAGCTGAAAATAAGCGGCATGATGATCTTCAATCAGATCCATGGATCAGGCATTTCAGATCTTCAAGAAGAGGCCAAGATCCAGGATTGCCGTTTCTTCAGGAGAATGCTGCTTCCACAAGTAAGGCAGTGAAGCAGAAAGGGAAACAGGCTGTGTCTTGCGGAGGAGATTCCACTTCAAGGCAGTTTCTGTTGTGGAATTCTCTCTACCATCGGGACTCAGTTGGCAGCAATATAG AGGTCTCAGGCCAGAACTTTATGGACGATGAAATTGAAGGCAGTCCAAAAAGGATGAAGACACGAGGCGATTGA
- the LOC117910361 gene encoding cold-regulated protein 27-like isoform X2: MDAPPSWQTAGLSRGDSTQFLDQEATSRLEGEETDPLSTEWTDEKHSLYLNSMEASFVNQLYDSSNLLGWPPRKWNPSESQPSSQKDCNTCISSGQFKVLRGGSWQKMECVRAENKRHDDLQSDPWIRHFRSSRRGQDPGLPFLQENAASTSKAVKQKGKQAVSCGGDSTSRQFLLWNSLYHRDSVGSNIVKTLQMPAYFVVK; the protein is encoded by the exons ATGGATGCTCCACCGAGTTGGCAGACCGCCGGACTCAGCCGTGGAGACTCAACTCAGTTTCTTGACCAGGAAGCAACCTCGAGACTG GAGGGTGAAGAGACAGACCCTTTGTCTACAGAATGGACAGATGAGAAGCATAGTCTGTATCTCAATTCCATGGAAGCTTCATTTGTTAACCAGTTATACGATTCTTCTAATCTTCTTGGTTGGCCACCGAGAAAATGGAATCCGTCAGAGTCACAACCATCCTCACAGAAGGATTGCAACACCTGCATTTCATCTGGCCAG TTCAAGGTTCTTCGAGGTGGGTCGTGGCAGAAGATGGAGTGTGTAAGAGCTGAAAATAAGCGGCATGATGATCTTCAATCAGATCCATGGATCAGGCATTTCAGATCTTCAAGAAGAGGCCAAGATCCAGGATTGCCGTTTCTTCAGGAGAATGCTGCTTCCACAAGTAAGGCAGTGAAGCAGAAAGGGAAACAGGCTGTGTCTTGCGGAGGAGATTCCACTTCAAGGCAGTTTCTGTTGTGGAATTCTCTCTACCATCGGGACTCAGTTGGCAGCAATATAG TCAAAACACTTCAAATGCCAGCATATTTCGTTGTTAAATGA